The following proteins come from a genomic window of Chloroflexota bacterium:
- a CDS encoding NADP-dependent oxidoreductase: protein MRAVTFARFGGPEVLQVSELPERAPGPNQVRVRVAAATVNPTDLSFRSGRQAAQVTGIDPPYIPGMELAGVVEMVGPGSTWQPGDRVLAIVIPRRPEGGAMAESVVVPSASVARVPADVTLEKAATLPMNGLTARLALDLLALKPGDVLAVTGAAGAVGGYAVQLGVADGLRVIAVAASSDEPLVKSFGAEAAVPRGPDLAERIRAIHPEGVDGVVDAAVIGSPILPAIRDSGGLAAVRAFDGGTERGITIHRVAVADYAENHAALSRLVDLVEQGRITLRVAETFPPDRVAEAHRKLEAGGVRGRLVVAF from the coding sequence ATGCGCGCTGTGACCTTCGCCCGCTTCGGCGGCCCCGAGGTTCTCCAGGTGTCAGAGCTACCCGAGCGGGCACCCGGCCCGAATCAGGTCCGCGTGCGGGTTGCCGCGGCCACCGTGAATCCCACGGATCTCAGTTTCCGCTCCGGCCGACAGGCGGCGCAGGTGACTGGAATCGACCCGCCGTACATTCCTGGCATGGAGCTGGCTGGCGTCGTGGAGATGGTTGGGCCAGGCAGCACCTGGCAGCCGGGCGACCGGGTCTTGGCAATCGTCATCCCAAGACGCCCCGAAGGCGGGGCCATGGCGGAGTCCGTTGTGGTGCCTTCCGCGTCTGTCGCTCGCGTGCCGGCGGATGTGACGTTGGAAAAGGCAGCAACCCTACCGATGAATGGCCTGACGGCGCGTTTGGCGCTCGACCTCCTGGCTCTGAAACCCGGGGATGTGCTCGCAGTCACCGGTGCCGCCGGGGCCGTTGGTGGCTACGCCGTGCAGCTCGGGGTGGCTGACGGGCTACGGGTGATCGCGGTCGCGGCGTCGAGCGATGAGCCGCTCGTCAAAAGCTTCGGAGCGGAAGCGGCCGTTCCTCGTGGGCCCGACTTGGCGGAGCGTATCCGAGCCATTCACCCGGAAGGAGTCGACGGAGTCGTGGACGCGGCGGTCATCGGGTCGCCGATCCTTCCCGCGATTCGAGATAGTGGAGGTCTGGCCGCGGTGAGGGCATTCGACGGCGGGACGGAGCGGGGGATCACGATCCATCGGGTGGCGGTAGCCGACTATGCGGAGAATCACGCAGCGCTCAGCCGTCTCGTCGATCTGGTGGAACAGGGGAGAATAACCCTGCGGGTGGCGGAGACGTTTCCACCAGACCGTGTCGCCGAGGCGCATAGGAAACTGGAGGCCGGCGGGGTGAGAGGACGCCTCGTCGTTGCTTTTTAA
- a CDS encoding fibronectin type III domain-containing protein, whose product MTLLAAATIRAPSAATATEASPDLNATPSIPGADDATPASCTSATLTPSQTTVSTDQQFTWTAQGFQPGSLVQVSSAQPGTGNPRSTSATFPLLDALLPVNEVCSVSGRTQPVATESGASVLIVSGKAFPSGMPLTVVANLWVNSHAGEPASAVPFAPSDLVAVPEGRGSIGLSWTDNSDNEDGFRISYTRRDLSGPPTVVTSPRNATSLVLGGLTPGVGYCFKVSAVNAAGTSNGSGTVCAETPSGSQPPVAQGPATPVTGAPSPTRAAVIIVDFAFRPPSTDVHVGDTMVWTNNGPSVHTATSDAGLWDTGRLPAGQSGSFTFTSAGIFGYHCTVHPGMRGSVTVTS is encoded by the coding sequence GTGACCCTCCTCGCGGCCGCCACGATTCGGGCTCCATCCGCCGCAACGGCCACTGAGGCAAGCCCCGATCTGAACGCCACGCCATCGATACCCGGGGCCGACGACGCCACGCCCGCGTCGTGCACCTCGGCGACGCTGACGCCGTCCCAGACGACAGTATCCACGGACCAGCAGTTCACGTGGACGGCGCAGGGATTTCAGCCCGGGTCGTTGGTACAGGTCTCCAGCGCGCAACCGGGCACAGGCAATCCGCGTTCGACGTCGGCCACGTTTCCCTTGCTCGATGCCCTCTTGCCGGTGAATGAAGTCTGCTCGGTGTCCGGACGAACGCAGCCCGTCGCGACCGAGAGTGGGGCCAGCGTTCTCATCGTATCGGGGAAAGCGTTTCCATCCGGCATGCCGCTCACGGTTGTCGCCAATCTTTGGGTCAACAGTCATGCGGGAGAGCCTGCTTCGGCCGTGCCATTCGCGCCATCAGATCTGGTCGCGGTTCCGGAGGGCCGCGGCTCGATTGGCCTGAGCTGGACCGACAATTCCGATAACGAGGATGGGTTCCGGATCTCCTACACGAGGCGAGACCTGTCGGGCCCGCCCACGGTCGTTACATCCCCACGAAACGCGACGTCCCTCGTCCTCGGCGGGCTCACTCCCGGCGTTGGCTACTGCTTCAAGGTTTCCGCCGTGAACGCCGCAGGGACCTCGAATGGATCGGGCACTGTGTGCGCTGAGACGCCCAGTGGCTCCCAGCCACCAGTCGCCCAGGGGCCGGCCACGCCGGTCACCGGGGCGCCATCGCCTACCCGAGCGGCCGTGATCATTGTGGATTTTGCGTTTCGGCCGCCCAGCACCGACGTGCACGTCGGTGACACGATGGTTTGGACGAATAACGGGCCTTCAGTCCACACCGCAACGAGCGACGCAGGCTTGTGGGACACCGGACGGCTGCCCGCGGGACAATCCGGGTCGTTCACCTTCACGTCCGCGGGCATCTTTGGATATCACTGCACGGTTCACCCCGGAATGCGGGGGTCAGTAACGGTGACGAGCTGA
- a CDS encoding plastocyanin/azurin family copper-binding protein, translating to MSRWMIAGLGSMVAAGVIGVGLAWRANVANAATTSVSTDNYFFSPSSLTVNVGDTVTWTNPTGIQHTSTSDTGVWSSPVLNPGGVFSFTFMNPGVFSYHCTFHSGFGMVGTITVLEAATPTTSVPSTPTPTAGPSGSVGGRGFTLGLGSIDMSWIGGTLQAGYIVGKLSLTSGLTILPSSGPLPASAVSFSDTSPLTDPAYCYAVLPLGASGLLGQSDLLCVLPNTAAGAGAATNFSIQLNQSSTATLRWVPPSNAAQFFLAAIPLNGAPVRTISLSSFQTTTTDSTLGVPTCYVLVSLSAAGASANPPILCGVPGFSNLGA from the coding sequence GTGTCGCGTTGGATGATCGCCGGACTCGGAAGCATGGTGGCAGCCGGAGTGATCGGCGTGGGGCTCGCTTGGCGCGCGAACGTTGCGAACGCGGCCACAACGTCCGTCAGCACCGATAACTACTTCTTCAGCCCGTCGTCGCTGACCGTCAACGTGGGTGACACCGTAACCTGGACGAACCCCACAGGAATTCAACACACGAGCACGAGCGACACGGGCGTGTGGTCCTCGCCCGTCCTGAACCCGGGCGGAGTCTTCTCGTTCACGTTCATGAACCCGGGCGTGTTCTCTTACCACTGCACCTTCCATAGCGGCTTCGGCATGGTGGGCACAATCACGGTCCTGGAAGCGGCAACCCCTACGACCTCCGTGCCGTCCACGCCAACACCAACCGCAGGACCGTCCGGATCGGTCGGCGGGCGCGGGTTCACGTTGGGGCTTGGGTCTATCGACATGAGCTGGATCGGTGGAACCCTACAGGCTGGGTACATCGTGGGCAAGCTTTCCCTCACCAGCGGGCTGACCATCCTCCCGTCGTCGGGCCCCCTTCCTGCGTCGGCCGTGTCGTTCAGCGATACATCGCCGTTGACCGATCCCGCATACTGCTACGCCGTGCTCCCACTCGGCGCCAGCGGGCTCCTCGGACAGTCAGACCTGCTGTGCGTCCTGCCGAACACCGCCGCCGGCGCCGGTGCGGCGACCAATTTCAGCATCCAGCTCAATCAGTCGAGCACGGCGACCCTTCGCTGGGTGCCACCCAGCAACGCGGCCCAATTCTTCCTGGCAGCAATCCCGCTCAACGGCGCGCCGGTTCGAACGATATCGCTCTCATCGTTCCAGACGACCACGACGGATAGCACGTTGGGCGTGCCTACGTGCTATGTGCTCGTGAGCCTCAGCGCCGCCGGGGCCTCGGCGAATCCACCGATACTTTGCGGGGTCCCGGGGTTCTCAAACCTCGGCGCATGA
- a CDS encoding peptide ABC transporter substrate-binding protein: MTTRSAAARSVPLCVLAALTILAGACRPASPSSAGSAPAPGGDQPAPGGSRTLTIAVRDEPTDFGSFTPTSGIRGAGNALMIAHNALTVVDEHDAILPRLATELPSVDNRRWRVNPDGSMDVTWTIHPDIRWQDGAAFTSADLLFSFGVYKDPEIVNKRGLGVPLMESATAPDPRTFVVHWAQTYASANTGDEVLPMPQHLLEDAYHGDKEAFVNSRYFTTEFVGLGPYRLTRWDSGSSMEFARFTDYFAGRPPLDRVILKFIPDPNTMLANILSGEVDVVLPPSVDIDTLFEIQRRWQGSGNVARADPTGRFRLMDPQHRTEYARPHLFGTTNSTVRQALYTAVDRKTIAEVLTQGIAPIADSWIPPDHALRKDVESAIPQFPYDPARARQLLEEVGWVPGPDGVLVHSQTGEPFDLVLRLALAQGASAGKEREANIIRDNWQEIGVRVQIDTIPSARIGDRQYEATVPGLSLTGNLTPERWYTERTYSKIIASDANRWTGGNKSGYSNPKVDAILEGLQAAIDPSERIALHRQLLREQMGDVALMPLYWEFAPIFLLKGVNADVVGVRSGYRFAEWTRAAE, encoded by the coding sequence ATGACGACGCGATCCGCCGCCGCGCGGTCAGTCCCCCTCTGCGTGCTCGCCGCTCTCACCATCCTGGCAGGGGCATGTCGTCCCGCCTCGCCATCCTCGGCGGGCAGCGCGCCCGCGCCGGGCGGGGACCAGCCGGCGCCAGGTGGATCGCGCACCCTGACCATCGCGGTCCGGGATGAGCCGACCGATTTCGGTTCCTTCACGCCCACCAGCGGGATCCGCGGGGCGGGAAACGCGCTCATGATCGCCCACAACGCGCTCACGGTGGTCGACGAGCACGACGCGATCCTGCCGCGGCTCGCGACCGAGCTGCCGTCGGTCGACAACCGGCGATGGCGCGTGAATCCTGATGGGTCGATGGACGTCACGTGGACCATCCACCCCGACATCCGATGGCAGGATGGCGCCGCCTTCACCAGCGCGGATCTGCTGTTCTCGTTCGGGGTCTACAAGGATCCAGAGATCGTGAACAAGCGAGGGCTCGGCGTCCCGCTCATGGAGTCCGCCACCGCTCCGGACCCACGCACCTTCGTCGTGCATTGGGCGCAAACGTATGCGAGCGCCAATACCGGCGATGAAGTCCTGCCGATGCCACAGCATCTCCTGGAGGACGCCTACCACGGCGATAAAGAGGCGTTCGTCAACAGCCGGTACTTCACCACCGAGTTCGTCGGGCTCGGCCCCTACCGGTTGACGCGGTGGGATTCCGGATCGTCGATGGAGTTCGCGCGGTTCACGGACTATTTCGCCGGTCGGCCGCCCCTCGACCGCGTGATCCTGAAGTTCATCCCAGATCCCAACACCATGCTGGCGAATATCCTATCGGGCGAGGTGGACGTGGTGCTGCCGCCCAGCGTGGACATTGACACCCTATTCGAGATCCAGCGGCGCTGGCAGGGCAGCGGAAACGTGGCCCGCGCGGACCCGACCGGGCGGTTTCGTCTGATGGACCCGCAGCACCGCACGGAGTACGCCAGGCCGCACCTCTTCGGCACGACGAACAGCACAGTCCGCCAGGCCCTGTACACGGCAGTGGACCGGAAAACGATCGCCGAGGTGTTGACGCAAGGCATTGCGCCGATCGCGGATAGCTGGATCCCACCGGATCACGCGCTTCGGAAGGATGTTGAGTCCGCCATCCCCCAGTTCCCATACGATCCGGCTCGAGCCCGGCAGCTTCTGGAGGAAGTGGGCTGGGTACCAGGCCCGGATGGGGTGCTCGTCCATAGCCAGACGGGTGAGCCATTCGACCTCGTCCTGCGCCTGGCCCTCGCCCAGGGGGCCAGCGCGGGCAAGGAACGCGAGGCGAACATCATCCGGGACAACTGGCAGGAGATCGGGGTGCGCGTCCAGATCGACACCATCCCCTCGGCGCGCATCGGCGACCGCCAGTACGAGGCCACGGTGCCGGGCCTGTCGCTGACCGGGAACCTGACCCCCGAGCGGTGGTACACCGAGCGGACGTATTCCAAGATCATCGCATCGGACGCAAATCGGTGGACCGGCGGGAACAAGAGCGGGTACAGCAACCCGAAAGTCGATGCGATCCTGGAAGGGCTGCAGGCCGCGATCGATCCGAGCGAGCGGATCGCCCTGCATCGCCAGCTCCTCCGCGAGCAGATGGGGGACGTCGCGCTCATGCCACTGTACTGGGAGTTCGCCCCGATCTTCCTGCTCAAGGGCGTCAACGCGGACGTGGTCGGGGTGAGGAGCGGCTATCGCTTCGCGGAGTGGACGCGAGCGGCCGAGTAG
- a CDS encoding Rieske 2Fe-2S domain-containing protein gives MPFNNRDEEDLVRVGPGTPSGEVFRRYWLPVECSANLGGGGGGNVYRGANNPLKLTVLGEHLVLFRDGHGKPGLLAEHCSHRGTSLSYGCVEAEGIRCLYHGWLYDTEGHCLETPAEPPDSSFKLTVRQTAYPCVEVAGLIFAYMGPPDKQPNFPRYHQLFAEHGVRVVGNGGYIEQCNVFQAMHDNNLDPWHGEIAHGWYRGGPRPVTMHHGRDGEPATPLKFERTPWGTRMVMVKSTKTPGRYWYHETHTVWPTQRCNFTDARSMKWAVPVDDYRTRWFTVDFFPLDPNGNPPPEALAAQNQRFNIGHVENLPLDWAQQVGAWWNLGHPWRQGNLWEDEVAQQTQGPEERHFLPDWEKWRLATSDRGLLLNREVWREQVERVRQGLDPIGVTRGQETDELIRITSDDKHGLTWEEGMRLFNLSVEERMAMVGAGAVAGRV, from the coding sequence ATGCCGTTCAACAACCGCGACGAAGAGGATCTGGTCCGCGTCGGACCGGGCACCCCGTCCGGCGAAGTCTTCCGCCGGTACTGGCTGCCCGTCGAATGCTCCGCAAACCTCGGCGGCGGAGGCGGCGGCAACGTCTACCGGGGCGCCAACAACCCATTGAAGCTCACGGTGCTGGGCGAGCACCTGGTCCTCTTTCGCGATGGGCACGGCAAGCCGGGGTTACTGGCCGAGCACTGCTCGCACCGGGGCACGTCCCTGTCCTACGGGTGCGTCGAGGCCGAGGGCATCCGCTGCCTGTACCACGGTTGGCTCTACGATACCGAGGGCCACTGCCTGGAGACCCCGGCCGAGCCACCGGATAGCAGTTTCAAGCTCACCGTCCGTCAGACCGCCTACCCGTGTGTCGAGGTGGCGGGGCTCATCTTCGCGTACATGGGCCCACCGGATAAGCAGCCCAATTTCCCGCGCTACCATCAGCTCTTCGCGGAACATGGGGTGCGGGTCGTGGGCAATGGCGGCTACATCGAGCAGTGCAATGTTTTCCAGGCCATGCACGACAACAACCTCGATCCCTGGCATGGCGAGATCGCGCACGGTTGGTACCGTGGCGGCCCACGGCCCGTGACGATGCATCACGGCCGCGACGGGGAGCCCGCGACGCCCCTCAAGTTCGAGCGCACTCCCTGGGGGACCCGTATGGTCATGGTAAAGAGCACCAAGACGCCCGGCCGGTACTGGTACCACGAGACGCATACGGTCTGGCCCACCCAGCGCTGCAATTTCACCGACGCCCGCTCCATGAAGTGGGCCGTGCCGGTGGACGACTACCGCACGCGTTGGTTCACGGTCGACTTCTTCCCTCTGGACCCGAACGGCAACCCGCCGCCCGAGGCGTTGGCGGCGCAGAACCAGCGGTTCAATATCGGTCACGTCGAGAATCTTCCCCTCGACTGGGCCCAGCAGGTCGGCGCGTGGTGGAACCTCGGCCATCCGTGGCGGCAGGGCAACCTCTGGGAAGACGAGGTCGCCCAGCAGACCCAGGGTCCGGAGGAGCGGCACTTCCTCCCCGACTGGGAGAAATGGCGACTGGCTACCAGCGACCGGGGGCTCCTCCTGAACCGCGAGGTCTGGCGTGAGCAGGTCGAGCGCGTGCGCCAGGGCCTGGACCCCATCGGGGTGACCCGCGGCCAGGAGACCGATGAGCTTATCCGGATCACTTCGGACGACAAGCACGGGCTGACCTGGGAGGAGGGGATGCGCCTCTTCAACCTCTCAGTAGAGGAGCGCATGGCCATGGTCGGCGCCGGCGCCGTGGCCGGGCGGGTCTGA
- a CDS encoding VOC family protein gives MPARIKHVAIVSSEVSRLGEFYAALFGMTYHNQGGAAHLSDGYIGMNVNGRSPGRQAGFDHFGIEVDDIEEIRAKVRDDYPDIELLQRPSSRSFAGVSMHDPAGNVFDLSPVSKENRKGVYLDLADDRRNPRHISHLFLRTINAPVVARFYQDVFGFRVGAKDAGDPNVYLTDGTVTLVIAPWRISSYAGTGIERPALDHLGFEVESVEAFESDTRRLTEMNPAIAPRPTKAGAEGEARMKLLATCRFGESRLSDPDGVLLDISAARQVAAPTSSPSAP, from the coding sequence ATGCCTGCACGGATCAAGCACGTGGCGATTGTGAGCAGCGAGGTGAGCCGGCTCGGCGAGTTCTACGCGGCGCTGTTCGGGATGACCTATCACAACCAAGGCGGCGCGGCGCACCTGTCCGACGGCTACATCGGGATGAACGTGAATGGCCGATCGCCGGGGCGCCAGGCCGGGTTCGACCACTTCGGAATCGAGGTGGACGACATCGAGGAGATTCGTGCGAAAGTGCGGGACGATTACCCGGACATCGAGCTGCTCCAGCGGCCGAGCAGCCGCAGCTTCGCTGGGGTCAGCATGCACGACCCGGCCGGAAACGTGTTTGACCTGTCACCGGTCAGCAAGGAGAACCGCAAGGGCGTCTACCTGGATTTGGCGGACGACCGTCGGAACCCACGCCACATCTCACATCTGTTCCTCCGAACGATCAATGCGCCGGTCGTTGCCCGGTTCTACCAGGACGTGTTCGGGTTCCGCGTGGGGGCGAAGGACGCCGGCGATCCCAATGTGTACCTCACCGACGGTACGGTGACGCTGGTGATCGCCCCGTGGCGGATCAGCAGCTACGCGGGCACCGGCATCGAACGGCCGGCCCTCGACCATCTGGGATTCGAGGTCGAGAGCGTCGAAGCCTTCGAGTCAGACACCCGACGCTTGACGGAAATGAATCCGGCAATTGCGCCCAGACCGACGAAGGCGGGCGCCGAGGGCGAGGCGCGGATGAAGCTGTTGGCGACCTGCCGCTTCGGCGAGTCCCGCCTGTCCGACCCGGACGGGGTGCTGCTGGACATCAGCGCCGCCCGCCAAGTGGCTGCTCCGACGAGCTCCCCTTCGGCGCCGTGA
- a CDS encoding ABC transporter substrate-binding protein — MSPRWRLLCSFVPSRVRACGPLLVLFLVAAGCQSGPPARATAPAAAQPAATPKKVTAVIRGTPKVLSVAIDSAGAGQTKGLSEIEQLVNNGLAAVDNTGELQPRLAEAVPTTENGLWKVLPDGRMETTWNLRQNAAWQDGSPLTAADLIFTAAVARDKSLAIVSDPAFDAIEALDAPDPRTLVVTWSKPFIDADRLFTNTDSTTIMPMPQHLLGQAYAGDHDTFLDLSYWNRDFVGAGPFKLSAWVPDSHLILIANDLYVLGRPKIDEIDVKFIDDASVTVANILAGAVDLTLRAGLSFEQGQQLTSEWQEGRVERSFSALPTLFPQFINPVPAAVADVRFRRAVTMAMDRRQLSQTFGGGGPVADSPYPPGTSEYRAVEQSIVRYGFDPRSALQLLDTLGYTRGSDGSVRDGSQQELSVEIQTTIDDLRQKLVLAIRDYWQKVGVGVDPVIVPRQASKDRELRATFSGFDFTVSPSVPTRFESSSIPLPKNGFRGNNRSRYSNPDLDTLIAKYFVTIPKQERLNILGEMVHIQTDQLVTIGIFFVAEPAAVSNRLRNYHPPTQRDGTLSWNAQEWDLT; from the coding sequence GTGTCACCTCGCTGGCGCTTGCTTTGCTCGTTTGTCCCCAGCCGCGTTCGAGCATGCGGCCCGCTCCTCGTGCTTTTCCTGGTGGCGGCCGGCTGCCAGAGCGGCCCGCCGGCGCGCGCGACCGCGCCGGCGGCGGCCCAGCCAGCCGCTACGCCGAAGAAGGTCACCGCCGTGATTCGCGGCACGCCCAAGGTGCTGAGCGTAGCCATCGATTCCGCCGGCGCCGGCCAGACCAAGGGCCTCTCCGAGATCGAGCAGCTCGTCAACAACGGCCTGGCTGCCGTGGACAACACGGGCGAGCTCCAGCCACGCCTGGCGGAAGCGGTCCCTACGACGGAGAACGGCCTCTGGAAGGTGCTGCCGGACGGCCGAATGGAGACGACCTGGAACCTGCGGCAGAACGCGGCCTGGCAAGACGGATCTCCCCTGACCGCCGCCGATTTGATCTTCACCGCCGCCGTCGCCCGGGACAAGAGCCTCGCCATCGTGTCCGATCCCGCCTTCGACGCGATCGAAGCGCTGGACGCGCCGGATCCCCGGACCCTGGTGGTGACCTGGAGCAAGCCGTTCATCGACGCGGACCGATTGTTCACCAACACGGACTCGACAACGATCATGCCGATGCCCCAGCACCTCCTCGGCCAGGCCTACGCCGGAGACCACGATACGTTTCTCGACCTGTCCTACTGGAATCGGGACTTCGTGGGCGCGGGACCGTTCAAGCTCTCAGCCTGGGTGCCGGACAGCCACCTCATCCTCATCGCGAACGACCTTTACGTCCTCGGCCGCCCGAAGATCGACGAAATCGACGTGAAGTTCATCGACGACGCCAGCGTCACCGTGGCGAATATCCTGGCCGGCGCGGTGGACCTCACGCTCCGCGCCGGTCTCTCGTTCGAGCAGGGCCAGCAGCTCACCAGCGAGTGGCAAGAAGGCCGAGTGGAGCGCTCATTTTCCGCCCTGCCTACCCTATTCCCCCAATTCATCAATCCCGTCCCGGCCGCGGTCGCCGACGTACGCTTCCGTCGCGCGGTGACCATGGCCATGGACCGGCGGCAGCTCTCCCAAACGTTCGGCGGCGGCGGCCCTGTCGCGGACAGCCCCTATCCGCCCGGCACATCCGAGTACCGGGCGGTGGAGCAGAGCATCGTCAGATATGGCTTCGACCCGCGCTCCGCCCTTCAACTCCTCGACACCCTCGGCTACACGAGAGGCTCCGACGGCTCCGTCCGCGACGGTAGCCAGCAGGAGCTCTCAGTCGAGATTCAGACCACGATCGACGATCTCCGCCAGAAGCTGGTCCTGGCCATCCGCGACTACTGGCAGAAGGTCGGCGTCGGCGTCGACCCGGTGATCGTTCCGCGGCAGGCATCCAAGGACCGGGAGCTGCGGGCCACGTTCTCGGGCTTCGACTTCACCGTGTCACCCAGCGTGCCGACCCGATTCGAGAGCTCGTCGATTCCCCTTCCCAAGAACGGGTTCAGGGGCAACAACCGCTCGCGCTACAGCAATCCAGACCTGGACACGTTGATCGCCAAGTACTTCGTCACCATCCCCAAGCAAGAGCGGCTGAACATCCTGGGCGAGATGGTGCATATCCAGACCGATCAGCTCGTCACCATCGGCATCTTCTTCGTCGCCGAGCCAGCGGCAGTCAGCAATCGGCTACGGAATTACCACCCGCCCACCCAGCGGGACGGTACCCTGAGCTGGAACGCCCAGGAATGGGACCTCACGTAG
- a CDS encoding class I SAM-dependent methyltransferase, with protein MGKLKAALYDLLMRPAGAKLDLMRREVVSIASGRVLELGVGTGLNLRFYQPGSHVIAIDPDIAMLDRARSRADASPARVHLLVGAGESLPFRDETFDEAVATLVFCTVPSPARSLAEIRRVLKPGGRMRFMEHVRSSDPRWAHVQDFVTPVWRAMNDGCCPNRDTVTAIERAGFVVEGLQRYAFGPYPVRPQVRGVACRVG; from the coding sequence GTGGGGAAGCTCAAAGCAGCCCTGTACGATCTGCTTATGCGACCGGCCGGCGCGAAGCTTGACCTGATGCGCCGGGAAGTCGTTTCCATCGCCTCCGGTCGGGTACTCGAACTCGGCGTCGGGACGGGTCTCAACCTTCGGTTTTACCAGCCGGGCTCCCACGTCATCGCCATCGATCCGGACATCGCCATGCTGGATCGCGCGCGCTCTCGTGCCGACGCCTCGCCAGCTCGCGTGCACCTCCTGGTTGGCGCCGGTGAGTCATTGCCCTTTCGCGACGAGACCTTCGACGAAGCGGTCGCCACGCTCGTCTTCTGCACGGTACCCTCGCCGGCCAGGAGCCTCGCCGAGATACGGCGCGTACTCAAGCCGGGTGGACGGATGCGATTCATGGAGCACGTACGCAGTTCCGATCCCCGGTGGGCCCACGTGCAAGATTTCGTGACGCCGGTCTGGCGGGCCATGAACGACGGCTGTTGCCCCAATCGGGACACGGTAACGGCAATCGAGCGCGCAGGCTTCGTCGTCGAGGGCCTCCAGCGCTACGCCTTCGGTCCATATCCGGTTCGTCCACAGGTGCGCGGGGTCGCCTGCCGCGTGGGCTAA
- a CDS encoding transposase, with protein MPAALELGRGLLSDEHFPVDGTLIEAAASLKSFTPRDGKPSKSTDDDPGNPSVDFHGKKRSTATHRSTTNPEARLLRKGRGKVAKLVFMAHALMGNRNGILVDLLVSEATGTAERDAVPELLDRAKKWRLRPKILATDKDYNTRDCVKDLRKRKVTPHGAQNTSGRRSAIDGRTTRHDGYRISQRIHKRVEEIFGWMKTIGGFRRTRYRGSDRTGLLGRLVATAYNLVRITRRSAGERLGGSLARIRRYLV; from the coding sequence GTGCCCGCAGCTCTTGAGCTTGGGCGGGGTTTGCTCTCCGATGAGCACTTCCCGGTGGACGGGACGCTGATCGAGGCAGCGGCCAGTCTGAAGAGCTTCACGCCACGCGATGGGAAGCCGTCCAAGAGCACCGATGATGACCCAGGCAATCCATCGGTGGACTTCCACGGCAAGAAGCGCTCGACCGCCACCCACCGGAGCACGACGAATCCGGAAGCCCGCCTCCTGCGCAAGGGCCGGGGGAAAGTAGCGAAGCTGGTGTTCATGGCTCACGCCCTGATGGGGAACCGCAATGGGATCCTGGTCGATCTCCTGGTCTCGGAGGCCACCGGCACGGCGGAGCGGGATGCGGTCCCGGAGTTGCTGGACCGCGCCAAGAAATGGCGGCTTCGCCCCAAGATCCTGGCCACCGACAAGGACTACAACACGCGTGATTGTGTGAAAGACCTGCGCAAGCGCAAGGTCACCCCCCACGGGGCCCAGAACACCAGCGGTCGGCGAAGCGCCATCGACGGAAGGACCACTCGCCATGATGGTTATCGGATCAGCCAGCGCATTCACAAGCGGGTCGAGGAGATCTTCGGTTGGATGAAGACCATCGGCGGGTTCCGTCGCACCCGCTACCGGGGTTCGGACCGAACCGGGCTGTTGGGCCGTCTGGTCGCAACCGCCTACAACCTGGTCCGCATTACTCGCCGTTCTGCCGGCGAGCGTCTCGGAGGTTCACTCGCTCGGATTCGTCGCTATCTCGTTTGA
- a CDS encoding helix-turn-helix domain-containing protein, giving the protein MLELNSLKDLPEALIRARTASGLSEKQLAARLGMKDQQLQRWESTRYAGISLDRIQAVALGVTIREEVILPARPAAG; this is encoded by the coding sequence GTGCTGGAGTTGAACTCCCTGAAGGATCTACCGGAAGCGCTGATCCGGGCGCGCACCGCGAGCGGCCTGTCGGAGAAGCAGCTGGCGGCTCGTCTCGGGATGAAGGACCAGCAGCTTCAGCGGTGGGAGTCTACTCGCTACGCAGGGATCAGCCTCGACCGGATTCAGGCGGTAGCGCTCGGCGTGACGATTCGCGAAGAAGTCATTCTCCCTGCGCGGCCCGCCGCCGGCTGA